The following are from one region of the Salvia splendens isolate huo1 chromosome 2, SspV2, whole genome shotgun sequence genome:
- the LOC121780600 gene encoding UDP-glucose iridoid glucosyltransferase-like, whose translation MEPSGRGRRVVLVPYPFQGHLTPMLQLGALLHRCGFSITLAHTRFNSPYTSHYPHFHFLPLSDDLDGFDTSFHNLLNVMAAMNANCLPSFQEHMLNMLETEDVACVIYDNIMTFVDVVATSLNLPTILLRTTAAAYMHSHLVLFHLIAHKRLPLPESEVELPVPNLHPLRYKDLPVQATQKLPEQVRQFLLSYMNIRSSAAVIWNTIETLDQWPLQQLQQQWPVPFFTIGPLHKMAPPLPTSLMKEDAFCLSWLDKRPPNSVIYISLGSMATINQEELREMARGLAKSDHPFLWVVRPSLLNGSSDAIESLPADFKELVPERGLVVDWAPQRKVLEHPAVGGFFSHCGWNSTLESLCGGVPMICRPCFADQMVNARYLTHVWRVGVELESVGEKSVEGAVRTLMGSDCGRGMRERAVEMKLEIERSVGRGGSSSESLHHLVNFVASL comes from the exons ATGGAGCCATCAGGGCGGGGACGACGCGTGGTGCTTGTCCCTTACCCTTTCCAAGGCCACCTCACTCCCATGCTTCAGCTCGGCGCCCTTCTCCACCGTTGTGGCTTCTCAATCACCCTCGCCCACACACGCTTTAACTCTCCCTACACCTCCCACTATCCACACTTCCATTTCCTGCCTCTCTCGGACGACCTCGACGGCTTCGACACCTCCTTCCACAATCTGCTCAATGTCATGGCCGCCATGAACGCCAACTGCCTGCCCTCGTTTCAGGAACACATGCTGAACATGCTCGAAACAGAGGATGTAGCCTGCGTCATTTATGATAACATCATGACGTTCGTCGACGTTGTCGCAACTAGCCTCAACCTTCCCACCATCCTTCTCAGGACTACTGCCGCCGCCTACATGCACTCCCACCTTGTCCTCTTCCACCTCATTGCACACAAACGTCTTCCTTTGCCAG AGTCCGAGGTGGAGCTTCCGGTTCCGAATCTGCATCCACTGAGGTACAAAGATCTCCCTGTCCAGGCCACACAGAAACTCCCAGAACAAGTACGGCAATTTCTACTGAGCTACATGAACATAAGATCATCCGCAGCTGTGATTTGGAACACTATTGAAACACTGGACCAATGGCCGCTGCAGCAGCTCCAGCAACAATGGCCGGTCCCCTTCTTCACCATAGGCCCACTCCACAAAATGGCACCACCTCTGCCTACTAGTCTCATGAAGGAGGACGCATTCTGCCTCTCGTGGCTCGACAAACGGCCTCCCAATTCCGTCATCTATATCAGCTTAGGCAGCATGGCCACCATCAACCAAGAGGAGTTGCGTGAGATGGCGCGCGGGCTGGCCAAGAGCGACCACCCGTTTCTGTGGGTGGTGCGTCCCTCTCTCTTGAACGGCTCCTCGGATGCGATCGAGTCCTTGCCTGCAGACTTCAAGGAGTTGGTGCCGGAGAGGGGGCTGGTGGTGGACTGGGCCCCCCAGAGGAAGGTTCTAGAGCACCCTGCCGTGGGGGGCTTCTTCAGTCATTGTGGCTGGAACTCCACTCTGGAGAGCCTGTGTGGGGGCGTCCCCATGATTTGTAGGCCGTGTTTCGCGGACCAGATGGTGAACGCGAGGTACCTCACCCACGTGTGGAGGGTCGGGGTAGAGCTGGAGAGTGTTGGGGAGAAGAGCGTGGAGGGGGCCGTCAGGACTCTTATGGGCAGCGACTGCGGGAGGGGGATGAGGGAGAGAGCGGTGGAGATGAAACTTGAGATTGAGCGCTCCGTGGGACGAGGGGGCTCGTCTTCGGAGTCGCTCCATCACTTGGTCAACTTTGTTGCCTCCTTGTAA